The Chryseobacterium glaciei DNA window GCAAAATGATCTTAAAGTTGTCGGACTTCGAGAAGGAAACTGGATCAGAAGAATTGGCGATAAAATTTCTGTTGAAGGAAGTGAACTGACAAGGATTTTTGAAAAAGGAAAAGAGCCGTACGAAATAGAATCTGGTTCAGAATTGTAATTTTAATTATATTTGATTTAAATAATAGTAAATGCTTCAACTTCGCTCAGCATAACAACGTTATAAAATGACAGTTAGTATTAGAAATGTCATGCTGAGCGAAGTCGAAGCATCTGAATGTAATGTATAAAGATTACAGGATCATAAAAACAAAATGCAATGAAAAAAACGTTTGCTGTTCTTGCGCTTTCAACTCAGCTTATTTTCGCTCAAAATATTGCCCAAAAATTGGATAAAGTAACCAAAGATTTAATGGATTCTTCGGGAGCTGTTGCCTCCAACTTATCTTTTTATGTTTCTGATGAAAGCGGAAATTTCATTTACGAATACCAAGGAAATAAAGGACTTTCAACGGCTTCTACACAGAAAATATTCACTGCAGGAGCAGCTTTGGAAACTTTAGGCAAAAATTATACATATAAAACAACTTCAAGCTATTCCGGTACTATTTCGGGAGGAAATTTGAACGGAAACCTTTTCATTTCATCAAATGGAGATCCTACCTTGGGAAGTTGGCGTTACGATGCCTACAAACCGGAAAATTTTAAAAAGAAATTTATTGAAGCCGTAAAAAAATCCGGAATTATAAAGATTTCGGGAGATTTAATTATTGATGATTCTTATTTTGACCATCAGACAATTCCCGGAGGTTGGCCTTGGGATGATCTTGGAAACTATTATGGAGCTGGAGTTTGGGGTGTGAATTGGCGAGAAAATCAGTTTGATATTAATATTAACGGAACAGATTTTAAGAATTTTTCCTATCCTTTGGAAGGCGTAAAATGGTTGAATGATTTAAAAACAGGAGGAAATTCAGATCAAAGTTTAATTTTCACAGCACCACATTCTAATGTTGCTTTGATTAACGGAACCTTACCTGCAGGAAAAGCGGTAACGGTTTCAGGATCAGTGCCAAATCCGCCACTGCAATTAGGTGTTGAAGTCAAAGATTGGTTGAAAGAATCAGGAATTGAACTTTCAGGAAAAGTTGTTACGAATTCCCAGCTCGAATTGGAAGGAAAACAGGCTCTACAAGCTCCAAAAGCAAATACAATTCTTAATTATGAATCTCCAACTTTAGACAAGATCGTTTATTGGTTTTTAAGAAAAAGTATCAATATGTATGGTGAAACTTTCATTAAAACCTTAGGAAAGGAGAAAAAAGGGGATCCAAGTTTCAAAAGTGGAGTGGCTTATCTTAAAGAATTCTGGAAATCAAAAGGAATTAATGCCAATATGATCAATTTTGCGGATGGAAGCGGACTTTCACCACAGAACTATGTTTCAGCCAAAGCGGAAGTTCAGGCTTTGTTGTATGCAAAAAAACAAGCTTGGTTTGAGGCTTATTATGACGGTTTTCCAACGCAGGATAACGGCATGAAAATGAAAAGCGGAACCATGAGTGATACAAAATCTTTCGCTGGATATCATACCGCCAAGGATGGAAAAAAATATGTGTTCTCTATTATTATCAACAATTATCAGGGGAGCGGAAGTGCAGAGTTACAGAAAATTCTGAATGTTTTAAAATAAATATAATTATCCGTAATTTGACATAATTAAAGAATCTTTGTGAACTTAGCTGAGTAGAACGCCTTTGCGAACCTTAAAAAAAGTTAGTAGTCAAAAGATCTTTGCGCTCTTTGCGTTTAAAAAGCATTATAATTAAAAAAGGATATTCAAAAAAATAAATTATCTTGAGAAAATCCATATTTGCCAGATTAAATAACTGGATTATTTTTACATTAATGACCATTGTGGTGCTCACAGTTGTTATTGCATCTACGATTTTGATTAATTTTTTACGTAAAGAAGAGATCAAAAGGGTTGATATTTTGGTGAGTGCCTTAAAACTTCAACAGGAAGTTACTAATCCTAATTTAGAAATTCAGGCATTACTTCTTCAAATTTATGGTTCAAATAGCACGATTCCTGTTATTCTTTTAGATAAGCAAGATCGAATTATGGAACATAAAAACTTGCCGGAAGACATAGGGAATGACCCTAAAAAAATAGTGACTTTAGCTAAAAAAATGTCAAAAAGTTATACTCCTATCGAAATTGAAATTGTAAAAGGAGATAAGCAGATTGTTTTTTATGATAATTCTCCTTTGTTGAATAATTTACGCTATTCTCCATTTATATTAGGATTTTTTATTTTATGTTATTTCTTGTTTTCGTTTTGGTTTTTCAGAACAATAAAGAAAACGGATGAAGGCTATCTTTGGGCAGGTCTGGCAAAGGAAACGGCACACCAGATCGGAACTCCATTATCATCAATGATCGGCTGGATGGAAATTATGAAGTTGGATGATCCGGAATCTGAAGGTATTCGCGAGATTGAAAGAGATATCGAAAGATTAAGAACTATTTCTGAAAGATTTTCAAAAATTGGATCTATTCCGGAATTGAATGACACGGATTTTAATACTACGATTCAAACGAATTATGATTATTTGAAGACCAGAATTTCAAGGAAAATAAATTTTGGACTGCATCTTCCCAATTATGACATTTCGGTTCCCCACAACAAAATTCTGATGAGCTGGGTGATCGAAAATTTAGTTAAAAATGCTGTTGATGCGATGAAAGGCGAAGGCTCGATTTCAATGTCAGTTTTTGAACGAAATAAAAATATTTTAATAGAAGTTCAAGACACTGGAAGTGGAATGACCAAACAACAGGCGAGAAATGCCTTTAACCCTGGGTATTCAACAAAGAAAAGAGGTTGGGGATTAGGATTGTCGTTGGCAAAAAGGGTAATTAAGGAGTATCATCATGGAGATATTAAAATCTCGCAAACCGAACTTGGAAAAGGAACGACTTTTAGAATTACAATTAAAAAAGCTTAAAAAATATTTTTATTAAACACGAATAACACAAATATTTTTCACAAATACACTATCAAAAATTTGTGCTTTTAGTGAGAGATATTTGTGTTATTCGTGTTTAAAAACAAAAAAAGCGAGGAAAAATTTCCCCGCTTCATTATTATAAATAGTTCTTAATTATTTCTTCCCAGTCAACCACTGATCCTGCAATTTCTTTTCTGCCGGAGTAGGGTTAGCTTTGTATTGAAGCGTTTCCATCGTCAGTTTATCAAGAATTGCTTTTCCTTTAAGGTCGATTTTATCCATTTTATCACCATTTTTTCTAAGAACAGTCACTGTTACGTTTTGTCCTTCTTTTATGGTTTTAGAATAATTGATAAAGGCCTGTACATTTTTAATATCGATAGTTTTACCGTCTAATGCAGCCACTTCATCTGTGATTTTAAATCCTATACTTTTTGAAAAAGGAGATAACGCTGAGTTTTCATCAAAAACAAACGTGTTATTTTTCTCGTTGTATCCTGTTTGGTTTGGATCCTTAATTAACCAAAAGATTGGCGGAGTTTCCTGCTTACCAATTTCCACACCTACCTGACTCAAATATTCTGCATAAGGCGTTGGCTGACTTCCTGCAATATATTTATTGTAAAAATCCTTTATTTGAGGATAACCTGTTACAGTTACCAATTCATCGATCAGTTTATCATCTTTGAAAGGTTTGTTTTCACCAAATCTCTGAGATAATTTTCTGATCATATCGCGGTAGCCCATTTCACCGTTGGATAGTTTTCTCAATTCAATATCAAGACACATCGTTAACAGCGTTCCTTTTTCGTACACATTTCGGTACTGATCTTTGTATTGATCCAGAAGAACATTTTTACTCATCACCGTAAACGGCATGGTGTCATCATAGTTCTTAGAATTGGTAATTTTTTCGTTGATTCTCTTTAAGAACTCATTTTTATCAATTAATCCTTCCTGAATCTGGAATAAATTAGCAAAATATTCCGTTCCGCCTTCATACATCCAAAGGTGTTGAGACATTTTAGGATCAGCATAATCGAAGTTGTGAATTTCCTCAGAATGTGTCTTCAATGGATTTACCGTGTGGAAAAATTCGTGAGAAACAACGTCTGTGATGGCTTTATCGATCGCATCTTTCGGCATCATTTCAGGCAATACAACACTTGTAGATTCGTGGTGTTCTAGAGCCCCGAAACCTTTGATTTGTGGGCCTTCCGTTCCTGAAAGATAAAGCAAGATCGCATATTTTTTATTGGTATTCATATCACCCAAAAATTTCTTTTGAGCAACAACCATTTTTTCTAAATTCTCCTTAAAATCTGCCGCCTTATATTTTCCTGTTGGTGAGTAAACTCCCAAAACAAGATCCATTCCTCCCGCGTTGAAGGTGATGTAATCAGGTTTTGTATACATTAACGGAGAATCGGTCACTTTTGCATAATTCGCTAGAACATAAGTGTCTGTAGATTCAGATTTATCTTGGTCAACCAAAGCTGTCGTTCCGTAAAAATCAGTTGGTTTTTGAACTACCAATTGATAAGGTACATCCTGCATATTGTCGATATATCCGATGAATCCATGCGTATTGATCATATATACCTTTCCTTGTTCGATATTAGTTCCTGATGGAGAAAATACAGCTTTATGTTTTGAAGTGTCCATTTCATCATCAAAACTGTCATTCACCAAATAAGTAACCTTAGTTAAGTTCTGAGCATTTTTAAGAGAATAGGTATTATCGTTAACTTTCGTAAAAGTTAATTCTTTTCCTTTATTGTCTAAAAATTTGATCCCTTCTATAAATCTTCCGTAATCATCCACAGAATAGGTTCCGGGAACGGTTTTCGGAAAATGGAACTTAATGTCGCCTGATTTCATTTTCGGGAATTCCATCGTAACGGCAACTTTATCGTCCTTTACATTCACAAGGTCGATGTTGGTTTTAATAGACTGAGCGTTTACTAAAACGGTAGCTAAAACGCTTAAACTTAGTGCTATTTTTTTCATTGAGTTTAAATTATAATTAAATAGTTGTCGTAAAATCCATTTTGTTACGAACTGATGTATTAAACTTTTCTTAAATTTTCAGATTAAAATTATTAAAATGTGAAAATGAATATTATTTTAACCATTAAGTTTTTTATTAAGAGGTTAAGAATATTAAGTTTGACGTTGTCTTACACTTAAAAATCTATTTGATTTTCTTAATTAAACTTAACTCCTTACATATTCTTAATGGTTCAAATAAATAAAAAAGCAAAACCGATATTTCACGATTTTGCTTTTCATATTTACTGTACTTTCTTGTAATTGATATAATAATTCTTGTTAAACTCAACCGGAGTTCCTTTTTTCAACTTTACTGTCTGCCAGTTTTCCGTTGGATTAATGGTTTGTTCTCCATCAATGATGATCGGAAGTTTAAGATTTTTGATCACATTCGTGTAACGGAATTTCAACTCTTCTCCTTTTTGAGAATATTCCAACGTCGGAATTTTTATAGTTCTTAAATATTGATTAAAAACGCTCGAAAAATCAATACCTGATTTTGATGAAATATAGTTTTCAACCTGTTCCGTTGTGACGGTTTGATGATAGAATTCTTTACTCAAACCTCTCAATATCTGCCTGAATTTTTCATCATTATTAATAATCTGACGAATCGTATGAATCATACTTGCACCTTTTGGATACATATCGCCGCTTCCTTCATTTCTTACACCATATTTCCCGATAATCGGAACGTCATTATCAATTTTACTTCTATATCCTTGAGCATAAATATCTGCGGACTTTTTATCCATGTATTTTTCGGTAAAAAGGGTCTCAGAATAGGTTGTAAAGCTCTCGTGAATCCACATATCTGCCTGATCTTTTGCAGTGATATTGTTGGCAAACCACTCGTGTCCGCTTTCGTGAACGATGATATAATCCCAGTTTAAGCCAACTCCTGTTCCAAAAAAGTCTCTTCCACGGTATCCGTTTTCATACCCGTTTCCGTACGCAACATTACTCTGATGTTCCATACCCAAATAAGGCGAATCTACCAATTTGTAAGAATCTTCATAGAAAGGATACGCTCCAAACCAATATTCAAAAGCAGAAAGCATGGGTTTTACCTGCTGGAATTGTTTTTTTGCTTTATCTAAATTATAATCTAGTACCCAATAATCTAAATCCAGCGTTCCTTTTTCGCCTTTGTAAGTGTCTTTAAAATTGACATATTTTCCAATATTCGGGATGATAGAGTAGGCGTTGATCGGGTTTTTAACCTGCCAAGTGTAGGTTGTTTTGTCTCCTTCTGTTTTTTTGTCGATTAATCTTCCGTTTCCAACTCCGACTAAATCTTTAGGCGTGATGATTTTCATTACCATTCCATTATCAGGTTCATCGCTCCAGATGTCCTTTGTAGGAAGCCATATTGAAGCCCCGATTCCTTCATCGGCAACACTCATCCACGGATTTCCTTTCTCATCTTTTGTGAAAACCCAGCCTCCGTCCCAAGGTGCATTTTTAGCAATCACAGGATTTCCGGAATAGGTCACATCAATGGTGTATTTTTCTCCTTTTTTGAAGCTTTTTTTAGTTGAAATAAAGATAAAATCTCCGTCTTGTTTATATTCTGAGATAGGGAAATTTCCTTCTACTTTATCCGCTTTCATAGGCTGTTGAAGGTCAATTTGAAAAGTAGGATTAGCAACATCTTTTATAATTTCAAAACTAATTTTGTTGATTCCTTTGATACTTTTCTGTTCGAAATTCGGTTCAACGGAAAGCTCATATTTTTTCACATCCCAAAAGTTTCTGAATTTTGTATTAGAACCTTTTAAAGTATCTTGTTTGGTGAAGTTTTCAGGCCTTTCGAAGAATTGTCCGAAAACAAGTCCTGACGCGAATAAAAGTGTATATGAAAGCTTTTTCATTTGAAATTAAATTAATCTACCCAAAAATAGAAAATTTAAAACCAACTAAGAAAAAATAAATTATAAACCTCTGTGAAGATTAGTTAAATACATAAAAAATGATTGTCATTTTGCATGAAGGAAAATACAGTGAAGAATTTATTATTATTTAAAAGCAAAGTTTTAATATAAAAAAACATATTGCTTTTAAGGAACAAAGAGATGCGACAAAGTCGCTGATGAAGGACGCTTCTTAAGAATCAATTATACTGATTCAATTCTTTGCTCCCTTAAAATTTACAGAATTAAAATAAATCTTTGCGTTAAAAAACTTTCAGCTTATGAGAGTTGAGATTCCTGCGGGATGACAAAGAGAATTTTTTACTTTATAATTCTAATTAAAGAATTTCTTCAATAATATTTTTGAATTTATTAAAATCGATATCGCTATTATCCGAGATGTCAATAAAATATTTCGTTTGCCAGTTCTTAGTTTTTTCAGCCTGCTTACTTTCAGGTTCATCCCAATTGGTGTACACCCGAAAACCTCGTTTGCCCTCTTTTTGATCGTTAGTCAGAATTTGTTTTTCGCTTAATACTTTTTTAGGGAAGATAAAAAATCCGAATTGGGTATCTTTTTCTGTGGCGATCAAATAAAAATCAAAATCATCGGAAGCGTTGAAAGGCTCTGTTTTTCCGTCAGAATTTCTTCTCCACAAAGTTACAAATTGTCCGTTTTTGGTTGGCGTAATTTTAGCTTTTCGGAACTTAATTTTAAAAGTATTAAGTGAAAAATTATGACCAAAATATTCTTCACATTCTAAATCTGTTTCAATATTTGATAGATTTAATTGTAAAGTTTTAAAAACAAAATCTTCAATTCGGCTTAATTCTTTGATCATGCTCTTTTTGTTATTTAAAAGAAAGGGATCAAAGCTTTATTTAAAAACTTTGATCCCTTTCTTGATTTAATTTTTATTGAAGTTAAAAGTCTTTCCTTAATTACTTCTGAACTGCCGGAAGATTTCCTTCACGTTTCTGAACTTTTTTATGAGTATAAGCACACATAATGATACTGAATTCATACAATAAAAGTAGCGGTAACGCAGCCATGATCATACTTAAAACGTCTGCAGGAGTAATAATTGCGGCAACAACCATAATTAAGACAATTGCATGACGACGGTATGTTCTCATGAATTTTGGTGTCAAAATTCCAATAGTCGTAAGGAAATAAATAAGGATTGGGAAAAGAAAAATAACACCCATCCCCAAAATAACCTGTAAAAATAAGGTTGTGTAATCGCTCAGGTCGTAAAGCGGAACAATAATATCTGAAATTTTGAAGATCACCCCAAAATTAATAGCAAAAGGAAGAATTAAAAAATATCCACATAAAACGCCTGTCATGAAGAGAATCCAAATCGCATTGATGATAAAGATTGAATTTTTTCTCTCCCTTGGATGCAAAGCAGGACCGATAAAACGCCACAATTCCCAAACAATATAAGGAAATGCACCTACAATTCCTCCAAAAATAGAAACAGACATCATTACATTAAACTGCTGATAAAGCCTTTGCACACGCACAGGGAACTCTTTCGGAAGGTGGATACTGTCTTCTCCCAAAATCATTCTGGAAAAGTGATTAACTATTTTAAATGTAGGGAAATCGTTTCTGGTTGGTCCAAAAAAGATATGATCCATGATCCAGTTGATGTTAAAACCAACAGCGAAAGCGGCAATTATGATCGCAATCATTGAGCGTACAAGATGACCTCTTAATTCTCCAATATGCCCAAGAAAGGACATTTCTTTACCTTCACTCACAGAATAATTTTTTAAAGTTCCAAATTTATGAAAAAAGTTTCAGTAAAGCGGGAAGATAGATGTTTAAAATTCAAGGGTTGAAGTTTAATATTCTACGGGTAAAATTTAGTTTTAAACGGTATTAAAACTTCCAGCCTCCATCTTCAAACTCCAATCTTAGTTAATCCCCTCATCCAACAACTTATGCAGATCGATAATTCCAAAATACTTTCCGTTTTCTGTTACGATAAGCTGTCCGATATTATTTTCTTTTAAAATTTTCATTGCTTCTTTTGCCAAGGCTTCTTTTTCGATTGTTTTTGGGTTGGCAGACATGATATCTTTAGCTAAAACTACAGAAACATCTTCGCCTTTCATCAACATTCGTCTTAAATCTCCGTCAGTAACAACTCCAATGATCTTATCTTCATTCGTTACAACGGTAATTCCGTGTCTTGATGCGCTGATAGAAATGATAACATCCCTCACCGTAGAATCTTCCGTAACCTGAGGTTTTTGAGAAGATAGAAAATCATCAACTTTTGAAATTAAATTCTTTCCTAAGCTTCCTCCAGGGTGAAATTTAGCAAAATCATTTTCTTTAAAATCATTTAATTCCATCAAAGCGATAGCTAAAGCATCTCCTAAAGCCATTTGTAAAGTTGTTGAACTTGTTGGAGCTAGTTTGTTCGGACAAGCTTCCATGTCAACATGAGTGTCCAATATGATTTCTGAAAATTCAGCAAGTTTACTTTTTTTATTCCCCGTCATTCCGATCAAAGCGGAAGAATAATCTTTTAAATAAGGCACAAGAGTTACGATTTCAGGAGAGTTCCCGGAATGAGAAATACATAAAACAACATCCTGTTTCTGGATCACTCCCAAATCTCCATGAATGGCTTCTGAAGCATGAAGAAACTGGGACGGAGTGCCTGTAGAGTTCAATGTGGCAACAATTTTATTTCCAACATGGGCAGATTTTCCGATGCCTACAACGATCAATTTTCCTTTGGCGGAGTGTATAATTTCTACTGCTTTTGCAAAATCATCGCCTATTCTGTTCTTTAATTTTTCAAGTTCTGAAATTTCTATTTCTAAAGTGCTTTTTGCGATTGAAATAATATTAGGTCTTTCCATTTTTACTTTTACAATTTTGTATACAAAAATCTCCTGATATAAATTTATACTTTAAAAAGAATATTTAATATAAATTTTATTTTTATAAATTCGTTCGCTTTTATTTTCAGCAAAAATTTTATAACTTTGGGATAGATGCAAATTTAGCAATACAAAATTAGATGAGCGCAAAAAAAGCCAATTTATCGGGCGAATTGAAAAAATATTTCGGGTTTTCTACCTTCAAAGGTCAACAAGAGGAGATCATTGAAAATCTACTAAACGGAAAGGATATATTTGTTTTGATGCCCACAGGAGGGGGGAAGTCTTTATGCTACCAGCTTCCAGCTCTTATTTCTGAAGGAACCGCAATTGTGGTTTCGCCTTTGATAGCATTAATGAAGAATCAGGTGGATGCTGTAAATGGCCTTTCATCTGAAAGCGGAGTTGCGCACGTTTTAAATTCATCATTAAACAAAACGCAGACCAAACAGGTTTTTGACGATATTACAAGTGGTAGAACTAAACTGTTATATGTAGCTCCGGAATCTTTGATCAAAGAAGATTATGTTGATTTCTTTAAAGATGTCAATATTTCTTTCGTTGCCATAGATGAGGCGCACTGTATTTCAGAGTGGGGACACGATTTCAGACCGGAATACAGAAACTTAAAATCTATTATCGATAAAATTGCCGATGTTCCGGTGATTGCATTAACGGCAACGGCAACTCCAAAAGTTCAGGATGATATCCAGAAAACGTTGGGAATGACCAATGCTTTAGTCTTTAAAGAAAGTTTTAACCGTGCGAATTTGTATTATGAAGTTCGTCCAAAGGTGAATGTAGATAGAGAGATCGTTAAATTTATCAATCAGAGAAAAGGAAAATCAGGAATTGTTTATTGTTTAAGCCGAAGAAAGGTTGAAGAATTTGCTCAACTTTTACAGGTGAACGGAATTAATGCACTTCCTTATCATGCCGGACTTGATCAAAAGGTACGAGTTACCAATCAGGATAAATTTTTGATGGAAGATGCCGATGTGATTGTAGCTACGATCGCATTCGGAATGGGAATCGATAAACCTGACGTACGATTTGTAATTCACTACGATTTCCCGAAATCACTGGAAAGTTATTATCAGGAAACGGGACGCGCAGGTCGGGATGGTGGCGAAGGCTATTGCCTGTCGTTTTACGATCCTAAAGATATTGAGAAATTAGAAAAATTCTTAGCTCAGAAGCCTGTTTCCGAAAGAGAAATCGGATTACAGCTTTTAAATGAAGTCGTTGGTTACGCTGAAACTTCAATGAGCAGAAGACAGTATATTCTGTATTATTTTGGTGAAATTTTTGATCCTATAACAGGTGAAGGAGCCAAAATGTGCGATAATGCATCCAATCCTCCAAAACTGAAAGATGCAACGGATGATCTGAAAAAAGTGTTGGAACTAATCAACATAAATGGAGAGAAATTCAAATCTAAAGATTTGATTTCTGTGATTGTCGGAAAGGAAAGTGCCGTTACAAAATCGTATAAATTAGAACAAACTTCTTATTTCGGTTTTGGAAAAGAAGATAAAGATAATTATTGGAAAACGATTTTAAGACAAGCTACGGTTCAGAATTTTC harbors:
- a CDS encoding M1 family metallopeptidase, which produces MKKLSYTLLFASGLVFGQFFERPENFTKQDTLKGSNTKFRNFWDVKKYELSVEPNFEQKSIKGINKISFEIIKDVANPTFQIDLQQPMKADKVEGNFPISEYKQDGDFIFISTKKSFKKGEKYTIDVTYSGNPVIAKNAPWDGGWVFTKDEKGNPWMSVADEGIGASIWLPTKDIWSDEPDNGMVMKIITPKDLVGVGNGRLIDKKTEGDKTTYTWQVKNPINAYSIIPNIGKYVNFKDTYKGEKGTLDLDYWVLDYNLDKAKKQFQQVKPMLSAFEYWFGAYPFYEDSYKLVDSPYLGMEHQSNVAYGNGYENGYRGRDFFGTGVGLNWDYIIVHESGHEWFANNITAKDQADMWIHESFTTYSETLFTEKYMDKKSADIYAQGYRSKIDNDVPIIGKYGVRNEGSGDMYPKGASMIHTIRQIINNDEKFRQILRGLSKEFYHQTVTTEQVENYISSKSGIDFSSVFNQYLRTIKIPTLEYSQKGEELKFRYTNVIKNLKLPIIIDGEQTINPTENWQTVKLKKGTPVEFNKNYYINYKKVQ
- the tatC gene encoding twin-arginine translocase subunit TatC gives rise to the protein MSEGKEMSFLGHIGELRGHLVRSMIAIIIAAFAVGFNINWIMDHIFFGPTRNDFPTFKIVNHFSRMILGEDSIHLPKEFPVRVQRLYQQFNVMMSVSIFGGIVGAFPYIVWELWRFIGPALHPRERKNSIFIINAIWILFMTGVLCGYFLILPFAINFGVIFKISDIIVPLYDLSDYTTLFLQVILGMGVIFLFPILIYFLTTIGILTPKFMRTYRRHAIVLIMVVAAIITPADVLSMIMAALPLLLLYEFSIIMCAYTHKKVQKREGNLPAVQK
- the dacB gene encoding D-alanyl-D-alanine carboxypeptidase/D-alanyl-D-alanine-endopeptidase; this encodes MKKTFAVLALSTQLIFAQNIAQKLDKVTKDLMDSSGAVASNLSFYVSDESGNFIYEYQGNKGLSTASTQKIFTAGAALETLGKNYTYKTTSSYSGTISGGNLNGNLFISSNGDPTLGSWRYDAYKPENFKKKFIEAVKKSGIIKISGDLIIDDSYFDHQTIPGGWPWDDLGNYYGAGVWGVNWRENQFDININGTDFKNFSYPLEGVKWLNDLKTGGNSDQSLIFTAPHSNVALINGTLPAGKAVTVSGSVPNPPLQLGVEVKDWLKESGIELSGKVVTNSQLELEGKQALQAPKANTILNYESPTLDKIVYWFLRKSINMYGETFIKTLGKEKKGDPSFKSGVAYLKEFWKSKGINANMINFADGSGLSPQNYVSAKAEVQALLYAKKQAWFEAYYDGFPTQDNGMKMKSGTMSDTKSFAGYHTAKDGKKYVFSIIINNYQGSGSAELQKILNVLK
- a CDS encoding sensor histidine kinase produces the protein MLRKSIFARLNNWIIFTLMTIVVLTVVIASTILINFLRKEEIKRVDILVSALKLQQEVTNPNLEIQALLLQIYGSNSTIPVILLDKQDRIMEHKNLPEDIGNDPKKIVTLAKKMSKSYTPIEIEIVKGDKQIVFYDNSPLLNNLRYSPFILGFFILCYFLFSFWFFRTIKKTDEGYLWAGLAKETAHQIGTPLSSMIGWMEIMKLDDPESEGIREIERDIERLRTISERFSKIGSIPELNDTDFNTTIQTNYDYLKTRISRKINFGLHLPNYDISVPHNKILMSWVIENLVKNAVDAMKGEGSISMSVFERNKNILIEVQDTGSGMTKQQARNAFNPGYSTKKRGWGLGLSLAKRVIKEYHHGDIKISQTELGKGTTFRITIKKA
- the recQ gene encoding DNA helicase RecQ is translated as MSAKKANLSGELKKYFGFSTFKGQQEEIIENLLNGKDIFVLMPTGGGKSLCYQLPALISEGTAIVVSPLIALMKNQVDAVNGLSSESGVAHVLNSSLNKTQTKQVFDDITSGRTKLLYVAPESLIKEDYVDFFKDVNISFVAIDEAHCISEWGHDFRPEYRNLKSIIDKIADVPVIALTATATPKVQDDIQKTLGMTNALVFKESFNRANLYYEVRPKVNVDREIVKFINQRKGKSGIVYCLSRRKVEEFAQLLQVNGINALPYHAGLDQKVRVTNQDKFLMEDADVIVATIAFGMGIDKPDVRFVIHYDFPKSLESYYQETGRAGRDGGEGYCLSFYDPKDIEKLEKFLAQKPVSEREIGLQLLNEVVGYAETSMSRRQYILYYFGEIFDPITGEGAKMCDNASNPPKLKDATDDLKKVLELININGEKFKSKDLISVIVGKESAVTKSYKLEQTSYFGFGKEDKDNYWKTILRQATVQNFLQKDIETYGVLKISEKGQLVLKGQLEHSFLIAEDREFDLSQTKAESDQVQMQANGSLDQKLFEQLKDLRKKVAKKHGIPPYTVFMDPSLEDMTVQYPITLDEIAKIYGVGEGKAKKYGKEFADFIKTYVEDNNIERTQDMVLKQVANKSSHKVFIIQSTDKKIDLEDIARAKNLSIDDLLKEMERIVYQGTKLNIDYYIEDNFDEDIVDGFMEFMTESESDSMKVLLDEFGDELSDEEVRMLRIKFISDVAN
- a CDS encoding KpsF/GutQ family sugar-phosphate isomerase, translated to MERPNIISIAKSTLEIEISELEKLKNRIGDDFAKAVEIIHSAKGKLIVVGIGKSAHVGNKIVATLNSTGTPSQFLHASEAIHGDLGVIQKQDVVLCISHSGNSPEIVTLVPYLKDYSSALIGMTGNKKSKLAEFSEIILDTHVDMEACPNKLAPTSSTTLQMALGDALAIALMELNDFKENDFAKFHPGGSLGKNLISKVDDFLSSQKPQVTEDSTVRDVIISISASRHGITVVTNEDKIIGVVTDGDLRRMLMKGEDVSVVLAKDIMSANPKTIEKEALAKEAMKILKENNIGQLIVTENGKYFGIIDLHKLLDEGIN
- a CDS encoding peptidase M61; this translates as MKKIALSLSVLATVLVNAQSIKTNIDLVNVKDDKVAVTMEFPKMKSGDIKFHFPKTVPGTYSVDDYGRFIEGIKFLDNKGKELTFTKVNDNTYSLKNAQNLTKVTYLVNDSFDDEMDTSKHKAVFSPSGTNIEQGKVYMINTHGFIGYIDNMQDVPYQLVVQKPTDFYGTTALVDQDKSESTDTYVLANYAKVTDSPLMYTKPDYITFNAGGMDLVLGVYSPTGKYKAADFKENLEKMVVAQKKFLGDMNTNKKYAILLYLSGTEGPQIKGFGALEHHESTSVVLPEMMPKDAIDKAITDVVSHEFFHTVNPLKTHSEEIHNFDYADPKMSQHLWMYEGGTEYFANLFQIQEGLIDKNEFLKRINEKITNSKNYDDTMPFTVMSKNVLLDQYKDQYRNVYEKGTLLTMCLDIELRKLSNGEMGYRDMIRKLSQRFGENKPFKDDKLIDELVTVTGYPQIKDFYNKYIAGSQPTPYAEYLSQVGVEIGKQETPPIFWLIKDPNQTGYNEKNNTFVFDENSALSPFSKSIGFKITDEVAALDGKTIDIKNVQAFINYSKTIKEGQNVTVTVLRKNGDKMDKIDLKGKAILDKLTMETLQYKANPTPAEKKLQDQWLTGKK
- a CDS encoding MepB family protein codes for the protein MIKELSRIEDFVFKTLQLNLSNIETDLECEEYFGHNFSLNTFKIKFRKAKITPTKNGQFVTLWRRNSDGKTEPFNASDDFDFYLIATEKDTQFGFFIFPKKVLSEKQILTNDQKEGKRGFRVYTNWDEPESKQAEKTKNWQTKYFIDISDNSDIDFNKFKNIIEEIL